A region of the Curvibacter sp. AEP1-3 genome:
TGCCCCGCACCACGCTCCGCTATGCGATTGAAAAATTCGATGCCGCCCAAAGAAGGGCATTGCTTCTAGGCCACTTCAAAGATTGAAGTTCATCGTCAAAACGATAGCTAGCGCACACCCCACATGCGCAAGCAGCTCCTAAACTGATAGCAGTGCGCCTGCCATCTGGGCAGAAGCAGACGGCTCTGCACCGGCCACATAGCGCGCCACAAACGCGCCTGCACTGGTTGCTGGCAAGTCCACCCATACGGTGTGCCCGCTACCGGGGGCCAGGTGCATGGCGTGTCCTTCTGCGTTTTCCATGCGGGTCAGGGTCGCATCCACGTTGCCTGCAGGGTGGATGATTTCCAACCGGTCGCCCACCGCAAATTTGTTGCGCACGTTCACTTGTGCCAAGCCCCGTGCTGCGTCAAACGCCAGCACATCGCCCACGTACAGGCTGCGCCCGCTCTCAGAATAGCCCCGCAAGTAGTTCTGGGTGGCCTCAGGCGTGTGCCGCTGGAAGAAACCGCTGGTGTAACCCCGGTTGGCCAAGCCTTCGAGCTGGCCCAGCAGCTCGGGGTTGAGCGCGCGACCGGCCACGGCGTCGTCAATGGCTGCCCGATAAGCCTGCGCAGTGCGGGCCACGTAATACGGGCTCTTGGTGCGGCCTTCGATCTTCAGCGAGTCCACGCCGATTTCCACCAGGCGCTGCACATGCTCGATGGCGCGCAGGTCTTTGGAGTTCATCACGTAGGTGCCGTGCTCGTCTTCCTCGATGGGCATGTAGTCACCGGGGCGCTGGCTCTCTTCCAGCAAGTAAGCAATGCTTTGATGGGCCTCGGCGGGCACTGTGCTGCCCTGTCCGCAGGTGTGGCCGCTGCGCTGAGGGCTCAGCACATCACCACTCGCATCCACCTGAGCCGCATGCGTCTTGTAGTCCCAGCGGCAGGAATTGGTGCAACTGCCCTGGTTGGCATCGCGGTGGTTGAAGTAACCCGAGAGCAGGCAGCGGCCCGAATAGGCAATGCACAGCGCGCCATGCACAAACACCTCCAGCTCGGTGTCCGGGCAGTCCTGACGAATCTGGGCCACCTGGTCCAGCGACAACTCGCGCGAGAGGATCACGCGGCTGATACCCACCTTGCTCCAGAACTTCACCGCCGCTGCATTCACTGTGTTGGCCTGCACCGAGAGGTGAATTTCCATCTCCGGCCAGGCTTCGCGCGCCAGCATGATGAGGCCGGGGTCAGACATGATCATGGCGTCGGGCTTCAGGTCAATGACCGGCTGCATGTTCTTGACATAGCTCTGCGTCTTGTTGCCGTGCGGAAAGATGTTGGACACCAGGTAAAACTTTTTGCGCTGCGCGTGCGTGTGCTCAATGCCCGCGCGCAGCACGTCGAGGCTGCCGAAGTCGTTGTTGCGCACGCGCAAGGAATAGCGGGGCTGCCCCGCATACACTGCGGTGGCACCAAAAGCCAGCGCGGTGTGCAACATGGCCAGCGAGCCGGCAGGGGCCAAGAGTTCAGGTGTTTTTGGGGGGGTGGGAACGGCGGAAAACGTCATCCCGGAATTATCCTGATGCCACCTGCAAAAGCGGCCGCGAAAACCTTGACCCACATCAACCAACGCACAATGTCAGCACCCATGAAAACCAAATATTTCCTGCAGCTGCTGGCGCTGTCATCACTCTGGGGCGCGTCTTTCCTGTTCATCCGCATTGCCAGCCCGGTGTTCGGCCCCAACGTGCTCGCCCTGCTGCGGGTGGCCATGGCTACCGCCACTCTGGCCGTACTGATGCGCTTGATGGGCCAGCGCTGGGCATGGCAACACTGGCGTTCCCTGGCCGCCATCGGCGCCTTGTCAGTGGCCATGCCATTCTTGCTATTCGCGTGGGCCGGGCTGCAACTGCCTGCGGGCTACAGCGCGCTGCTGAACTCCACGGCGGTAATCTTTGGCATGTTTGCGTCCGCCCGCATGGGCGAGGACACTATCACCTTCAAAAAGCTCCTGGGCTGCGCCTGCGGCTTTGCGGGGGTGGCGCTGATCGTGAGCCTGGGGCCTGTGGAGCCCTCGCTCAAAGTGGTGCTGGCGGTGCTGGCCTGTGTAGCGGCGTCAGCCTGTTATGGCTTTTCCACCCCGATCACCAAACGTGCAGTGGGCCACATGCAGCCTCTGCAAATTGCAGCGGGCATTCACGTCTTGTCTTTGGGAATGCTGCTCCCCGGCGCTGCCTACAGCTTGCCGGATGCCCGCTTCAGCTGGCAGGCATTGGGCGCAGTGGCGGTGATGGGCATCGCCACCTCGGGCCTGGCCTACTGGGCCCATTTGCGGATCCTGCGTCACGTAACACCGGTCGCTGCGATGAGCCCCATCTTCATGGTGCCGGTGTTCGGAGTGTTGTGGGGGCATATCTTTTTGGGTGAGGAACTAGGGCACGGCTTGCTGCTGGGCGGAAGCCTTGTGCTGGTGGCCAGCGCGCTGATCACCGGCTTCAACCCCCTTCAACGTTGGCTGGACCTGATTGACGCCAAGCCCTAGGTCATGTCACGCAACAGTCATCCGGCCCCACCATGATCCCGCGTTGGTTTATTTCACAACAAGGGACTTCATGAAAACCATCCGTTTTGCAGCTACTGCTGTCGCTGTGTCGATCGCGACCTTGCTCGCTGCCTGCACCACCATGGGTACAGCCACCAGCGGCTACCCCACCTTGAATGGCGCCAAGCCCCTGGTCATCGGCCACCGTGGTGCCAGCGGCTACTTGCCCGAACACACCATGGCGTCTTACAAAAAGGCCATTGAAATGGGTGCCGATTTCATCGAGCCTGATCTGGTCGTCACCAAAGACGGTGAGCTGGTAGCCCGCCACGAACCCAACATCACCGCCACCACCGACGTCTCCACCCGCGCCGAATTTGCCAGCCGCAAAACCACCCGCAAGGTCGATGGCGTGAACGAGACCGGCTGGTTCGTCACCGACTTCACCCTCGCCGAGCTGCGCACCCTGCGCGCCAAGCAGCCGAATGCTGCGCGCGACAAGTCGTTTGATGGCCAATTCCAGATCCCGACCTTCCGCGAAATTCTGGAGCTTGCCAAGACCGAGTCGGCACGTACCGGCCGCACCATCGGCGTGTACCCAGAGACCAAGCACCCCACTTACCACGTGGATGCCGGTCTGCCCATCGAGCCACGCTTGTTGGCCCTGCTGGCCGAATACGGTTACACCAAGAAAGACTCTCCAGTCATCATCCAGTCGTTTGAGGTATCCAACCTCAAAGCCCTGCGCAAGCTCACCCAAGTGCGCCTGCTCCAATTGGTGGATGCGGACGATGTGGACTCCAAAGGCAATGTGACACTGGTCGCTCCTTTCGACAAGCCTTATGACTTTGCTGTAGCCAAAGACAGCCGCACCTTCCCCGACCTGCTGACGCCCAAAGGTCTGGCGGAAGTCAAAACCTACGCAGATGGCATCGGCCCCTGGAAGCCCTATCTGGCCAGCGCCGCCCATGTGATGGGTGCTGACGGCAAACCGCGCGACCTCAATGGCGACGGCAAGATCACCGACGCTGATCGCGTGGCCCTGCCCCCGACTGACGTGGTGAAGAACGCCCACGCCGCCGGCTTGTTCGTGCACGCCTACACGTTCCGCAGCGAAGCCCCCGGCTTGCTGTCTGACTACAAGGGTGACCCCAAGGCCGAATACAAGCGTTTTTATGCCCTCGGCGTGGATGGCTTGTTCAGTGACTTCCCGGATACCGCGGTGTCCGCGCGCGACGGCAAGTAAGCATCCGCCAGTCCTCACAAAAACAGCGCTTCGGCGCTGTTTTTTTTGGCAGAACAAGCTACCACGCAAGCGCGTCGCAAGGCCACTCTTGCCGGCGCCCGCAAAGCGGAAGGTGCCCCGTAAAATGGCCGGCACATGACCGCCCCGCTTGCAAGCCCCCTCCCGCCTGAATCAGTCCCTCCTCGCACCAACACCCGCACTGAACTCGCGGCTCTCTGGGCTTTGGCCTGGCCCATCCTGATCGGGCAGCTGGCGAATGTGGGCATGTCGGTGGTGGACGTGGCCATGGCAGGCCATGCGTCGGCCCACGACCTGGCAGGCATATCGCTGGGGGTGTCCATCTGGAACATCGTCATCATCACGCTCATGGGCCTGATGATGTCCGTGGCCCCCATGGTGGCCCACCATGTGGGTGCTCGAGAGTTCACGCAAGTGCCGCATTTGGTACGCCAAGGCATGTGGAAAGCGCTGGGCGTGGGCACCGTGGCTATGGTGCTGACCCAGCTCTCCGCACTGGTGTTCGACTACATGGACATCGAGCCACACGTGCACGAGGTAGCCACCGGTTTTGTGTTCATCATCAGCTTCGCGCTTCCGGCGTTTGCCTGCTACCGGGTGCTCTACGGCTACAGCGCCAGCCTGAACCAGACCAAGCCGCTCATGGTCTTGTCGGTGGCGGCACTGCTGCTCAACATTCTGGTGAACTGGCTGCTGGTGTTCGGCAGCTGGGGCTTTCCACGGCTGGGGGGCCTGGGTTGTGCCTGGGCCACGCTCATCTGCGTGTGGTTCAACTTCCTGGGTCTGCTGGTGTGGATGCGCTTGGCACCCGCCTACCGCAGCACCTGGCCTTTCGCCCAATGGGAAGGCCCGCATCCCGAAAAACTTGCCGCTTTGTGGAGATTAGGCTTCCCCATCGGGGTGACCTACTTTGCCGAGACCAGCGCTTTCGGCCTGATCGCCCTGCTGATTGCCGGCTTCGGCAGCCGGGAAGTGGCCGCCCACCAGATTGCCCTGAACTTCACTTCCCTCGTGTTCATGGTGCCCCTGAGTCTGGGCATTGCCCTGCTCACCCGCGTGGGCCAAAGCCTGGGCGCAGGCGATCCAGTCGCTGCAAAGTTCCGGGCCTGGGTGGGCGTGAAGGCCGGGCTGGGCTTCGGGCTGCTGTCTGCCATCGGCATTGCAGCAGGCGCACACCAGATTGCTTGGGCTTACACGAACGATGCGAACGTGGCAGCACTGGCTGCCCAGTTGCTGTTTCTGGCGGCGGTGTTCCAGATGTCGGACTCTGCGCAGGTCGTCATCAGCAGTGCCATCCGGGGCTATAAGGTCTCCCGCAGCCCCATGGTGATACACCTCACCGCGTTCTGGGGTTTCTCACTGCCCCTGGGTTGCGTGCTGGGTCTGGCGCCACAGTGGCTGCCATGGCGGCCTGCGCAGGCCATGGGCGCCCAAGGGTTTTGGATCGCGTTGGTGGTGGGTCTCACCGTGGCTGCCGTCGGACTGCTGCTCTTGCTCCAGCGTGTGACGCGGTCGCGTATCCAAGTGGGGGGCCGTGCATGAGCCAAGCTTTGCCTTTTTACCTGTGCCTGGCCGGCCCCACCGCTGCCGGCAAAACCGCCGCCGCATTAGCCATCGCAGCGGAGCATGGCGCCGAAATCATCAGCGTAGATTCCGCCTTGGTCTACCGGGGCATGGACATCGGCACTGCCAAACCCGAAATCCATGAGCTGGCCGTCATGCCCCACCACCTGATCAACATCCGCGACCCCTTGGAGGCCTACAGCGCTGCCGAGTTTCTCAAGGACGCGAAGGCATTGATCACAGACATCCACGCCCGCGGCAAACTGCCGCTGCTGGTGGGCGGCACCATGCTGTACTTCAAAGCCTTGTTTGACGGGCTGGATGACATGCCCGCAGCCAGCCCCGAAGTCAGGGCCGCCCTCGAGGCCGAAGCCGCAGACTTGGGCTGGCCCGCCATGCACGCCCAACTGGCTGCGGTAGACCCGGTGACCGCAGCCCGCTTGGCACCAGCCGACAGCCAGCGTATCCAGCGTGCGCTGGAGGTGTACCGTGTCTCGGGCAAGCCACTCTCCACCTTTCATGCGCAGCAGGACGCTATCAAAAAAGAAGCTGCTCGCGCAGACAATACGGGCGCCAGTGCCCTTTTTTCCTTGGAACCGGAGGATCGCGCCTGGCTGCATGCGCGCATCGCCCAGCGCTTTGACCTGATGCTGCAAGGCGGTTTTCTGGATGAAGTCAAAACCCTCATGGCCCGGGGCGACTTGCACCCCGACCTGCCCAGCATGCGTTGTGTGGGCTACCGCCAGGCATGGGAAGCGTTGGCCGGCACCTCGCCCATGGCCGAGCTGCGCGACAAAGGTATCTTCGCGACACGCCAGCTCGCCAAACGGCAGATTACGTGGTTGCGCTCCATGCCGCAGCGCCAAGTGATTGCGGCAGACCAGCCCGACGCGCAAAGCGCACTGCTGGCTGCTGTACGCGCCGCGCTACGTCAACGGAAGACCCCATGATTCTGCGCATTTCCGGTTTGGCCAAGCACTACGGCACCACGCCGGTGTTCAAGAACGTCCATCTGGACGTGGCGCCTGGTGAGTTTGTCGCTATCGTGGGCGAGTCCGGCGTGGGCAAGTCCACCTTGCTCAACTGCATGGCGGGTTTGGACAGCTGGGACAGCGGTACGGTGGAACTCGCGAGCCAGAACCTTGGCACCCTTTCCGACGACGGCCGCGCGCTGCTGCGCCGGGAGAGTGTGGGATTTGTATTCCAGGCCTTTCATGTATTGCCGCACCTCGACGTCGCCCAGAATGTGACTCTCCCGTTACTGCTTCTGGGACGTGATGAACCGGACCGTGTGAACGCCATGCTGCAGGCCGTGGGCTTGGGCGATCTGGGCGCACGACTGCCCCAGCAACTCAGCGGCGGGCAGTTACAGCGCGTTGCTATCGCCCGAGCATTGGTGCATCAGCCGGCGCTTATTTTGGCGGACGAACCCACCGGCAACCTGGACCCCGGCACAGCCGCCAAAGTGATGGAGGCCTTGGTGCACCAGTCCCGCGAACATGGCAGCGCACTGGTGCTCGTGACCCACTCACTGGCCGCGACCGAACAGGCCGACCGGGTACTGCATTTGCGCGCCGAAGGCATGACGGACGCTCGTGGCTGACAAACGCCAGGCGCTGCGTTAGACTGCCTGCGAAATTTGTAACAAAACGCACACGCAGCCCACATCTTGAAGTCTCCAGCAGGCATCAACCGTCGCATCGCCATGGCAAGCTTGGGCATCAGCGTGTCAGGCCTCGCAACGGCACATTGCAATCGCGCCATCCAAGTGCCCGTGTCTGCCACGGGCCAGAGCGTAGTCATTGATGGCGATGCCGTGCGCGGCATTTACCCCGACATCCTCAACGCCATTTCCACGAAAGAGAAATGCCGCTTTGTTGTCACGCCGGTTCCCCGCGCCCGCCTTGAAAAACTGTACGAGAGCGGCAAGGCCGACATGATTGTGGCGAGCACCCGGTCTGTGAGGCGGGATGAGTTCGGCGTATTCGTCCCCATGGTGCGGAGCCGAGCCATGGTGATTTCCTTGGGCGACTTGCAACGTGCACCCTTCAAAACGACGCAGGACGTACTGAACAACAAAGAGGTCCGGTTGGTGGTGGTGCGCGGCTACGACTATGGCAACGCGTACCACGAGCTGATCGAGGCGATGGGCAAAGAGAACCGGGTTCTTCTGGAGGCCGATCCCAACGCGGTAGCGCGCCTGATGAAGACCAACCCTAACGATGTGACCATCATGGTGCCCACCATCATCTACGGTGCCATGCAGGAAGATGCGCGATTGAGCGACCAATTGGAAAAGTTGCGCTTTGAACCCCTGGACAACATTCCATGGGGAGAGAGTGGCGTCTACCTCTCCAAGACCTCACTGGAGCCCGGCCTGATGAAGTTCCTCCAGTCTGCGATGCAGCGCACCGCACAGGCCGGTACTGTGCACAAAGGCTTCGCGGCCTATTACCCGCCGCAGGTGCTCAAGGACAGCATCAAGCCATTAGAGAAAATCCCATAAAAAAAGCCTCTGTGGATCACAGAGGCTTTTTGCATTCAAGAGGAATCAGACCTTCTTCTTGCGCCGCACCATCGCACCGATTGCCGCCAAACCAGCCAACAACATGGCGTAGGTTTCTGGCTCCGGGACCGCAGCGGTAATGCTCATGAATGTGTAGTCAGATTCATTGGTACATGTGTGGCAACTCATGAGGCCAGGCGCAGCACCGAAAGATACTTGTTTAACCAACTTGTTGCCGAACGGATTCACCACAGACCATGCTCCGCCTTTTCCTAAAGTCGCGGGACTCAGCATATTGACAGCGGTGCCTCCCACACTCCACGTTGCGCTCGTATCGCCCGTGGCAATCAGGCTGAAAGAGCCCAAGCTGTTATCCGCATAAACCACAGAAATAACCGCCTTTTCTTTCATATCGCTGTATTCAGCGCCATTGAAAAGGAGGCCAACAGTGAAGCTCTTGATATGAATCGCACTAGAAAAGGAGCCCTTGATGGTCTCACCAATATCAATTTCCCCTGGAGTTCGTTCACCACCCGACTTCGGAGAAACACCAACGCCCTGATAACCGTCTTGCGCATTTTTGAAGCTGAACTTTGCTTCGTCTCTGCCTTTGTACGCGGAAAAATCGGCGGTTACTCCACCCAGAAAGCTCGTGCTGTAGATGCTGGAAGTACCAAAGTTGACGCCATAGATGGTGTCGAACGTGTTGGCTTTAGTCAGCAACGTGACCGGAGTGGCTTGCGCGATGGAACTCGCAAGAAATATAACCAAAAAGGCGAGCCTAGTCTTCATTGATGAAATAGTCATTTCTGCACCCTGTAATTTGTAACCGGACGATACAGATACTCGGCCCACCTTGCGATAGGCCGGTCGGACTACTTTGCGGAACTATTTCACCAAACCTGCAGCAAAGTGCCCTCAGTGAGGCGATAGCCCCTTGCGGCTATAGCCCGCGCCTCCGACTCGTCATGCGTGACCCACAAGGTAGCCATCCGGTGTTCAGCGATATGGGCCTTGAATTCGTCCCGCAGTTGCAAGCGCAAGTCAGCATCCAGCGCTGAGAAAGGCTCGTCCAGCAGCAGGGCCCGGGGCCGGGTGATCAGCGCACGGGCGAGCGCCACGCGTTGTTGCTCGCCGCCGGAGAGTTGCCAGACTTTGGACAAAGCGTAGGCCGACAAGCCGAAGCGCGCCAGCATGGCCCGCGCTTGATCGCACGCGGCCGCTTTGGGTATGCGCTGCTCGACCAGGCCGAACGCTACGTTGTCCTGCACGTTGAGGTGCGGGAACAGGGCGAAATCCTGAAACATGAGCGCAAAGCCGCGCCGCTCGGGCGGTGTGACAGAAATGTCTGCGCCATCCATGCGCACCATGCCGGCATCCGCCTGCTCCAGCCCGGCCGCAATGCGCAACAAGGTGCTTTTGCCGCTGCCGCTGGGTCCGAGCAAGGCCACGGTTTCGCCAGCGGCCACTGCCACCGATGCGCCACGCAGCAAGGCTTTCGGCGCACCGCGCGGCGGTGCCCATTGTTTGGAAATGTTCAGCAGCTCAAGCACGCGCTTCGTCCTCATCCGTGGGCCATTCAATCAACACAAAGGCCAGCAAGGCCAGCCCCATCAACACACAAGCCAACACTTGTGCAGCTGCCAGATTGTCCGCCCCCGGTTTGCCCAGATGCTGGTAGATCAGGGTGGTGAGCGTTGCCCACTCAGGGCGCGATAAAAACAGGCTGACCGCAAATTCCCCCACTGCGGTGGCAGCGGCAAATGCCATTCCCCGGCGCAAGGCCGGTGCCAGCAATGGCAAGGTCACCCGCCAGAAGCAGCGCCACGGACTTGCGCCCAAGCTGCGCGCGGCCTCCAGGTAGTGCGCGGGCAGGCTGTCCAGCCTCGCAGCCAGCGACTTGGCGACGAAGGGATAGGCCAACAACGCATACGCCGCTACCAGCACCCCGAAGCTGCCGCTCCACTGCGGGTACAGCAGCAGCAAACCAAAAGCCACCATCACCGGCGACACAATAAAAGGCAGAAACACCAGCGTGCGCAGCCACAGCACCCGCTGCGCGGCCAAGGCGTGCGCCAGCCCTAAGCCGGTAGCCAGCGCCAGCGCCAGTGCGGAGAATTGCGCGGTGTTGGACAAGGCCAAGAGTGTGTCTTCATCGGTCAACACGGTCCACGCGATTGCTCCTGAATTCATAGCGCCTCGCGCAATGCTGACGAGCGGCGCAGCACAAATAAGCATCCATATCAACACAACAGCGACCACTGTCCCCCAAGCGGCCCAGCCCTGCGGGCGACGGCGGGGTATGGCGTCTGCACGCGCGGGTGTGGCCAAACGGCGCTCCATGAAGGCATAGCCCCAGGCCACGATGGCGGTGAGTGCCAGCATCCAAAAAGACAGCACACCGGCCTGCCCGAGCTGCAGCTCGTGGGCGACCAAGGTGTAGATCTCGACCTCGGCGGTGGCGTAGTCCTGCCCGCCCAACACCAGCGCCAAGCCGAAACCTGAGAAGCAATACAGAAACACCAGGCACAGGGCGGAGGCCAACCACGGTGCTATCGCCGGCCACTCCACCCGCCAGAAGGCCCGCCAAGGTGTGGCCCCCAGACTGCGGGCCGCGGCCACCCGCGCGGCACTCACGCTGGAAAGCGCATCGACGCCAGCACGCACCACCACACACAGATTGAAAAACAAGTTGCCATACAGCAGCAGCCAGGGTGTGCCTTGCAGGTCCGGTCCGCCCCAGTGGGCCAGCCAGCCCTTGGGCCCTGCCAGCGCCAACACCCCCATGGCGGCCACCAGCGTGGGCACTACAAAGGGCAGCATCAGCCCTCGCAACAGGAGTGCCCTGCCGGGGAACTCCCAGCGTGCCAGCACCCAAGCCATGGGCAAGCCGAGCAGCAAAGTAACAGCGCAGGTCATGGCCGCTTGCACCAGTGACCAAAGCAGGCGCCCGCGCAAATAGTCGTCCTGCCAAGGTGCCCACAAGCTCTCCGCACCCCAGCCCTCCGCGAGCAAGCGCAGCGCCGGCGCTACCAAGACCACCGCGAGAAACGCCAGTGGCACAGCCGCCAGCCACCAGCGCGCAATCGGGCTGGATCGACATACCAGAGGCAGCATCCCGGCCTTACGCTCTACGCACTGCTGTCTGTGACAACACTTACTTCAAGACCACCTTGGTCCAGCGGGCTACCCATTCCGCGCCTTTGGCCGCGATGTCCGCGTCCGACGGTGCGCTGAAGGCGGTTGGCTCTGGAGCGAACTTGAAGGCCTCAGCCTTGGCCACACCAGCTTCGGCGGGGAACATCCACATCTCAGTTTGCATGCCGGTTTGAACGGGGGCAGAACGCATGAAGTCCACAAATTTCTCGGCGGCGGCGCGGTTTTTACCGCCCTTGACCAAGGCCACGCCTTCGACCTGGCGGAACACCGCGCCCGGCAAGCTCAAGGAGCCTGTGGGTGGCTCGGCCAATTTGGTCTTGCTGTAGAAAAGCTCGGCCGCGGGGCTGCTGGCGTAGCTCACCACCAGGGGATGCTTGCCGCCGTTCTGGCTGAACTCGGTGTAGTAGGCCTCGGTCCAGCCCTTGGCCACTTTGAGACCGTTGACGCGCAGCTTGGCCCAGAAATCAAAGGCCTTGTCTTCGCCCAAGGTGGCGATGGTAGAGAGCAAAAACGCATAGCCGGGGCTGCTGGTGGCCGGGTTTTGCACGACCAGCAACTTGGCGTAGGCAGGTTGGGTCAAGTCGTCCAGGGTTTTGGGCAAGGCCACACCGTTTTTGGCGAACCAGGCTTTGTCGTAGTTCAGGGTGACATAGCCGTAGTCCACCGGCACCAAGGGCGCGGGCAGTTCAGCCACGGGTTTGCGGCCGGCCGCAGCGGGGGCACC
Encoded here:
- a CDS encoding thiamine ABC transporter substrate-binding protein, yielding MQHGIFSFLKTTLGAAFLAAGLTAGLTAAHAADLRVLTHSSFTVPKPLLAQFEKENGVKLRITKAGDAGEMLNKLILTKANPIADVVYGIDNALAPKALAADVLEAGAPAAAGRKPVAELPAPLVPVDYGYVTLNYDKAWFAKNGVALPKTLDDLTQPAYAKLLVVQNPATSSPGYAFLLSTIATLGEDKAFDFWAKLRVNGLKVAKGWTEAYYTEFSQNGGKHPLVVSYASSPAAELFYSKTKLAEPPTGSLSLPGAVFRQVEGVALVKGGKNRAAAEKFVDFMRSAPVQTGMQTEMWMFPAEAGVAKAEAFKFAPEPTAFSAPSDADIAAKGAEWVARWTKVVLK